The following is a genomic window from Capnocytophaga stomatis.
AAGCTCTTGAATATCATTTTCTGTAAAATAAATTCTATCTTTATTAGTTGATTTAAAGATAGATACATTTTTGCTGATAACAACCGTTTGATTTTTAAACACATCGGACTGTTGCTCAAGTAATGGACGTACGTCAAAATACAACTGAATGGTAATCAACACAATAACCACCCCAACAAATAATGTGAGGGCATATCCTATAATTTGCGACTTGACTAAGGTACTTTTTTGTAATTTAAGAAGCATTTTTGCTGAAAATAAACGTTTTACAAATTCAAGATTCTATCAAATTCAAAAACCTGACTTAACTCAAGTGAAGTCATAATTAGGCTCGCTCCTTGATTTTGAAGCTCTTGACTTATGATTTCTGCAAGAATTTCAATATTCTTATTATCTAAGTGACTAAAAGGCTCATCTAAAAGCAAATAATCAAAAGGTTGGCACAAAGCCCTTATAATTGCAATTCGTTGGCGTTGCCCGAGCGAGAGATTTTGTACTAATGTGTCTCGTTTGTGAGATAGTAAAACACGGTCAATCAGAGTGTTAATTTCGTGTTCGGTTTTGTGTTGCGTAAGGTCGTTTTTGAGTTGTATGTTCTCATAAGCTGTCAGGCTTGGGAAAAGTTTATAATCCTGAAAAACATAACTCAAT
Proteins encoded in this region:
- a CDS encoding ATP-binding cassette domain-containing protein, coding for MNIELNYIKPIYMSEGEITPSDIYLQKQVLFEKGKKYLIKAQSGHGKTSFLNFIYGSSFHYEGSIKYDGVFSKKDVFELRKNKLSYVFQDYKLFPSLTAYENIQLKNDLTQHKTEHEINTLIDRVLLSHKRDTLVQNLSLGQRQRIAIIRALCQPFDYLLLDEPFSHLDNKNIEILAEIISQELQNQGASLIMTSLELSQVFEFDRILNL